The sequence CTCCTTTAATAACTTTCTTGTTTCCATTTACATAAAAAGAAGTTTCTTCTCCCATATAGGGAATTAAATCTCTGGGATCAAAATTAACGAGAATAAGTACATCAGAAACCTTTATATTTTCCGTATTAAAAATTCTTATTTCTTCCCTATTCAAATAAACTTTTAAGAAATTCTGGTTTGTATTATTTATTCCTTCCATTGCAATTCCTATTGGAGTAATAATGTCAGGCCCTTTCAATCTTCCTGTTAATCCTTCAACATTATCTATAGAGTCCGCATTTTTAACAACTACTCTTTCCTTGGGAATATTTAAATATCCGCTGATACTCTCCTTCAAATTAGGGAGCTGACTGCTTCCCCCAATAAGGAACACCGCACTTGGGGCTTTCCCGTTATATTCAAGTATCTTTTCACTTATTTCTTTTGCCAAATAATTTATAGTATCTGATATGGAACCGATTATTTCCTCCGTTGAAATCTTATGGGTAACGCCTACAACATCAGAGAATTCATGCTTGTCTTTCTTGTTAAGTTCAATTTTCAGTTTTTCTCCTGAATTGAAATCTAAAAGATAAGTCTTGCATAAACCCTCGGTTATCTCGTCTCCGGCTATGGGAATCATGGCATAAGCTATTATCTTGCCGTCTCTTGTTATGGCAATATCGGATGTTCCCGCTCCAATATCCACAAGAGCTAAATTTAAAAGCCTTAAACTCTCGGCTATAGCAACATTAATAGCTGCAATTGGCTCCAAGGTTATATTTTCAACTTCCAGCCCCGCCTTGATTACTACTGAATAGAGGCTGTCCACCACTATTTGAGGAAGAAAAGTAGCAAGAATTTCAGCACCCATAGTGCTCCCCTTATGTCCCTCCAACTTTTCCATATAAACACCATCTAAGTAATAACTCATTACACTATATCCCACACAATAATATTTTAATTTTTCTCTGCTTTTCTCCTTGTCTATATATTCCTGAGCCCTCTGAATACTTTCCAGTTCCAACGCTCCAACCATATTTTTATCTATTTCCATTGTAGCATCAATATCTTTATCCAATCTTACTTTTTGAGATATCAATGACCTTCCCGCAGCAGCTATAGAGGCTTTTTTTAGCTGAATCCCCAATTTGCTTTCCAAATCCTTTTTAATTTCAGTAACAATTTTAGTTACCCCTTCAATATCATGGATTTGTCCGTCATACATATTTCTTCTGTTATGTTCCATAATGGAATTTGCGAGTATGGTAAATTTACCATTTTCCGTTATTTTTCCTACTATACCTATAACAGTTCTTGTTCCTATGTCCAAAGAAAATATTAAATCATTCATCCCTTTATCAAAAGTTAGCATTGAAAACAATCCTTTCTTTTTTATAATTTCTCTATAGCGAACATTCTCATGTGAAATTATTCTCTGATATTATCTTTGTAATAAAGGCAGTATTCATTTATAGGACAGATTTCACAAGAAGGCTTTCTCGATTTACATATTCTTCTGCCATGAAAAATGAGAAGATGGTGTGCCTTAGACCACATTTTCTTATCTATATTATTCATCAACTGCATTTCCGTCTCGTATACATCGTTGCTATCCGCCAGGCCTATTCTGTTTGATACTCTAAAAACATGAGTATCCACAGCTATAGCATCCTTTTTGTAAGCATTTGAAATAACCACGTTAGCTGTTTTTCTTCCGACTCCGGGCAGTTTCATCAATTCATCTCTGTCATCAGGCACCTGCCCATTATATTGTTCTTCTAACATCTTACATGTACCTAAAATATTTTTGCTTTTATTCTTATAAAATCCGCAGCTTTTTATCTTTTCCCCAAGCTCTTCTTCAGAAAGAGATAAAAAATCTTTAGGGCATTTATATTCTTGAAACAATTTTTCTGTAACTTTGTTTACCTGTTTATCCGTACATTGAGCTGAAAGAATTGTTGAAATAAGCATCTCAAAAGGATTTGAAAAATTTAGTTCGGATTTTGCTTCAGGATATGTGTTTTCTAAAATATTCAACACAGTCTTTATTTCTTTATCTGTCAATTTTTTATTCATATTTATCACCTACAATATTTCAATATTATAATCAATAATTTCCATTCTGCTATCTCCATCTATAAATTTTATTATATTGGAAACCATTTGATTAGCATGATTTGTATTATTCGTAACACAAGCAAAGCCTATTATTGAGACCTGCCAGCTATCGTTTAAATCTAATTCGGCAATTGATACATTAAATCTGGATTGAATTTTCCCTATTATGCTTTTAATAACATGCCTTTTATCCTTTAAGGAGTTCGATTCAAATATTTGTAACTTTAAGGTACAAGCACCTATAACCATTTTTGCCTCCTCACATATGTTTATTACTCTATATATTATAATTATATATTAGACTATTTATGAAAAAAATAAAAGAGGGGATTTCCCCTCTTTTTAATTACCCAATTATATGCATTTTATTCCCGACTTTTTCAAAGGCATCTACCGCCCTATCAAGCTGCTCTTTAGTATGAGCGGCCGTTACCATACATCTTACTCTTCCGGTTCCCCTCGGAACTGTAGGAAATACTATTCCTGATACAAATACTCCGTTATTAAATAATTCCCTGCTAAACTCCATTGTCTTCGATTCTTCTCCTATTATTACAGGAGTAATCGGAGTTTGGCTATGGCCTGTATTAAATCCTAATTTTCCGAGTTTTGCTTTGAAGTATTTGGCATTATCCCACAATCTATCTGTATATTCGGTAGATTCCATAAGCATTTTAATGGCTTCAATGATAGCACCTACTGCTGCGGGAGGGAGAGATGTACTGAACAATACAGGTCTTGCCCTATGATTTAGCCATTCATACATAGTATTGCTTCCTGCTACATAACCTCCCAATACTCCTATAGCCTTAGACAAAGTTCCTATAGAAAAGTCAATTCTTCCATGAAGTCCAAAATGATCAACCGTTCCTCTTCCGCTTTCTCCCAATACTCCGGAACCATGAGCATCATCCACATAAGTCATTGCCTCATATTTTTCAGCTAATTCTACTATCTCCGGAAGTTTAGCAATATCACCATCCATGCTGAATACTCCATCAGTGATAATAAGTATATTCCTGTATTTATCCCTATTGGTTTTAAGTACCTCTTCCAAGCTGTCCATATCCGAATGTTTAAAAATAGTTTTTTTAGCTTTGCTCAATCTTGAACCGTCAATAATGGAAGCATGATTTAACTCATCGGAAACAATTAAATCTCCTTCTTCGGTTATGGCTTGAATAGTTCCTGCATTACAATTAAATCCGGACTGATAAACAAATGCTGCTTCTTCCCTCTTAAATTCAGCAAGAATTTTTTCAAGTTCTTCATGAATATCCATGTTTCCTATAATAGTCCTTACGGCTCCGGTTCCTGCTCCATATTTTTCAACAGCCTCAATAGCTGCTTTTTTAAGCCTTGGATGATTTGCAA is a genomic window of Acidilutibacter cellobiosedens containing:
- the nth gene encoding endonuclease III, translated to MNKKLTDKEIKTVLNILENTYPEAKSELNFSNPFEMLISTILSAQCTDKQVNKVTEKLFQEYKCPKDFLSLSEEELGEKIKSCGFYKNKSKNILGTCKMLEEQYNGQVPDDRDELMKLPGVGRKTANVVISNAYKKDAIAVDTHVFRVSNRIGLADSNDVYETEMQLMNNIDKKMWSKAHHLLIFHGRRICKSRKPSCEICPINEYCLYYKDNIRE
- a CDS encoding cell division protein FtsA, which gives rise to MNDLIFSLDIGTRTVIGIVGKITENGKFTILANSIMEHNRRNMYDGQIHDIEGVTKIVTEIKKDLESKLGIQLKKASIAAAGRSLISQKVRLDKDIDATMEIDKNMVGALELESIQRAQEYIDKEKSREKLKYYCVGYSVMSYYLDGVYMEKLEGHKGSTMGAEILATFLPQIVVDSLYSVVIKAGLEVENITLEPIAAINVAIAESLRLLNLALVDIGAGTSDIAITRDGKIIAYAMIPIAGDEITEGLCKTYLLDFNSGEKLKIELNKKDKHEFSDVVGVTHKISTEEIIGSISDTINYLAKEISEKILEYNGKAPSAVFLIGGSSQLPNLKESISGYLNIPKERVVVKNADSIDNVEGLTGRLKGPDIITPIGIAMEGINNTNQNFLKVYLNREEIRIFNTENIKVSDVLILVNFDPRDLIPYMGEETSFYVNGNKKVIKGEAGVPSIIYVNDKIANLNTVLRNNDEINITKSMKGKKKEVYLFDCIPMGRMVTLNKREISLISDVKVNDIPIKENIKIKDEDKIEYKEIGYLRDLIQYMNLTDSNLELYVNGEKADENYLLKDNDVILTKDFNLDDKDKNSSHKKIYLNINGKKEEFEYNKSEFVFVDIFDYIDFDLKNPQGRLILKLNNKTPEYMERLKDGDHIELYWEK
- a CDS encoding DUF503 domain-containing protein encodes the protein MVIGACTLKLQIFESNSLKDKRHVIKSIIGKIQSRFNVSIAELDLNDSWQVSIIGFACVTNNTNHANQMVSNIIKFIDGDSRMEIIDYNIEIL
- a CDS encoding glycine C-acetyltransferase, coding for MENVHELKFLKEKIQQLKDQGVYRKLPVLQGPSDAEVMLNGKKVINLSSNNYLGFANHPRLKKAAIEAVEKYGAGTGAVRTIIGNMDIHEELEKILAEFKREEAAFVYQSGFNCNAGTIQAITEEGDLIVSDELNHASIIDGSRLSKAKKTIFKHSDMDSLEEVLKTNRDKYRNILIITDGVFSMDGDIAKLPEIVELAEKYEAMTYVDDAHGSGVLGESGRGTVDHFGLHGRIDFSIGTLSKAIGVLGGYVAGSNTMYEWLNHRARPVLFSTSLPPAAVGAIIEAIKMLMESTEYTDRLWDNAKYFKAKLGKLGFNTGHSQTPITPVIIGEESKTMEFSRELFNNGVFVSGIVFPTVPRGTGRVRCMVTAAHTKEQLDRAVDAFEKVGNKMHIIG